A window of Candidatus Hydrogenedentota bacterium genomic DNA:
TCGCCCTGATTCAACAGGAGACCCGGATTCCCAGTGAGACTGCCGCGAACCGGAAAATTGCGCGCCCTCGGCGCCGCGGGCCTGATCGTCCTGACACTGGCTTTTGGGCAGGGGTGCGCCCATTTGCGCGCGCCGTGGTCGGACCACGACCCCTGCCGGCCGGAAGAGACCCCCGGGGTTTCGGCCGGCCGCCCCTCGGTTTGGCCGGTGGACGCTCCGGACCGGCAGGTGGTGTCGGAATACGGGGTGCGGCGGGGGCGCAGCCGCCGTCACAAGGGGATAGACATCAAGTGCGCGGAGGGGACGCCGGTGCGGGCGACGGCGGACGGGGTGGTGACGGAGGTGCGGACCCAGGGGGCCTATGGGAAGATCATCGTGGTGGATCACGGGGACGGGTATTCCACGGCATACGCGCACCTGTGCAAGCAGCACGCAAGCCCCGGGCAGGAGGTGCGGCGGGGGGAGATTCTGGGGGGGGCCGGGCGCTCGGGCAACGCGAGCTGCACGCACCTGCACTACGAGGTGCGGCGGAACGGCACGGCGACGAACCCCCGGCCCTATCTTCCGTGACCGCCCCTGCCGACCCCC
This region includes:
- a CDS encoding M23 family metallopeptidase, which produces MRLPRTGKLRALGAAGLIVLTLAFGQGCAHLRAPWSDHDPCRPEETPGVSAGRPSVWPVDAPDRQVVSEYGVRRGRSRRHKGIDIKCAEGTPVRATADGVVTEVRTQGAYGKIIVVDHGDGYSTAYAHLCKQHASPGQEVRRGEILGGAGRSGNASCTHLHYEVRRNGTATNPRPYLP